In the Chloroflexota bacterium genome, one interval contains:
- a CDS encoding sugar ABC transporter permease: MLRPNKSRPRWHIAVFLAPALLLYSIVMVFPLLDTLRLSLFSSNGESFVGLSNYQRLFTDSQWWPYFWRALKNTVLFFILHMVLQNPLGLLLAALLDSKNLRGRSIYRTLLFSPTMLSFVIVGFVWQLILSPTWGIAPAISEFLGVRYRPWLGLESTSLPTIALISIWQFVGIPMLFFMTALLAVPQDILEAARVDGASAWQLFWRVKFPLILPTVGIVSILTFIGNFNAFDLVYTAKGALAGPNFSTDLLGTFFYRTFYGFQLQLGDYAMGTTIAVIIFLIILFGSLLYLLGWQRKVVTYEL; this comes from the coding sequence ATGCTGCGCCCCAACAAATCGCGCCCACGCTGGCATATTGCGGTATTTCTAGCGCCAGCCCTGTTGCTGTATAGTATTGTGATGGTTTTTCCCTTGCTTGATACCTTGCGTTTGAGCTTGTTTAGCTCTAATGGCGAGAGTTTTGTTGGCTTGAGTAATTATCAACGCTTATTTACCGATAGCCAGTGGTGGCCCTATTTTTGGCGGGCGCTCAAAAATACCGTGCTCTTTTTTATATTACACATGGTGTTGCAAAACCCCTTGGGTTTGTTGTTGGCAGCACTGTTGGATAGCAAAAACCTACGTGGGCGCAGCATCTACCGCACCCTACTATTTTCGCCAACCATGCTTTCGTTTGTGATTGTGGGCTTTGTGTGGCAACTAATTCTTAGCCCAACTTGGGGCATTGCCCCAGCCATTAGTGAATTTTTGGGGGTGCGCTATCGGCCATGGCTCGGCTTAGAAAGCACATCGTTGCCAACAATTGCCTTAATTTCAATTTGGCAATTTGTCGGTATTCCCATGCTCTTTTTTATGACGGCACTCTTGGCCGTGCCCCAAGATATTTTGGAAGCAGCGCGAGTTGATGGAGCGAGTGCTTGGCAATTGTTCTGGCGAGTCAAGTTTCCGCTAATCTTGCCAACCGTTGGGATTGTGAGCATTTTGACCTTTATTGGCAATTTTAATGCTTTCGACTTGGTGTATACCGCCAAGGGAGCACTGGCCGGGCCAAACTTCTCGACCGATTTGCTCGGAACCTTCTTCTATCGCACCTTCTATGGCTTCCAACTGCAACTTGGCGATTATGCCATGGGCACGACGATTGCCGTGATCATTTTCTTAATCATCTTATTTGGTAGCCTGTTGTATTTGCTGGGCTGGCAACGTAAGGTTGTAACCTATGAGCTCTAA
- a CDS encoding carbohydrate ABC transporter permease has protein sequence MSSNSLVSEPPMAQPKTSPNALRPSRWLTPLLVHAVLGSYTLLAIAPVVLVVMNSFKGSQAIFQQPYSLPVGANFDPVGYTTVFEQTAIFRYLGNSLMVTLGSILLILLLGAMTAFGLTEYRFRGRGFLTLYALIGLMIPIRLATVSILKLMVTLNLQDTIWSLIMVYSAQGLPMAIFVLSQYMRQVPTDLKDAARLDGANEYQVFWLVLPLMRPALATLAIFVMLPIWNDLWFPLVLAPGEASRTLTLGAQQFLGQFQTDWSALLAMLTLAIAPVLVLYLVFSRQLIRGLTAGTVKG, from the coding sequence ATGAGCTCTAATTCGCTTGTGAGTGAACCGCCAATGGCGCAACCCAAAACATCACCAAACGCACTACGCCCGAGCCGCTGGCTCACACCATTGCTGGTGCATGCGGTGTTGGGCAGTTATACCCTATTGGCAATTGCACCAGTAGTTTTGGTAGTAATGAATTCATTCAAAGGCTCGCAAGCAATTTTTCAACAACCCTACTCGCTGCCAGTTGGCGCAAACTTTGATCCGGTTGGCTATACCACTGTCTTTGAACAAACGGCAATCTTTCGCTATCTTGGCAATAGTTTAATGGTGACGCTTGGCTCGATTTTGCTAATTTTGCTATTGGGCGCGATGACAGCCTTTGGTCTAACCGAATATCGTTTTCGCGGGCGGGGCTTTTTGACCTTATATGCCCTGATTGGCCTGATGATTCCAATTCGTTTAGCAACCGTTAGTATCCTCAAATTGATGGTTACCCTGAATCTACAAGATACGATTTGGTCGTTGATTATGGTGTATAGCGCTCAAGGCTTGCCGATGGCAATTTTTGTGCTTTCGCAATATATGCGCCAAGTGCCAACTGACCTCAAGGATGCAGCGCGGCTGGATGGAGCCAACGAATATCAAGTATTTTGGCTGGTTCTGCCCTTGATGCGCCCAGCCCTCGCGACCTTGGCAATTTTCGTGATGCTGCCAATTTGGAATGATCTATGGTTTCCCTTGGTTTTGGCTCCAGGCGAGGCTTCGCGCACGCTCACGCTGGGCGCACAACAATTTCTTGGGCAGTTCCAAACCGATTGGAGCGCCTTGCTGGCGATGTTGACCTTGGCAATTGCTCCAGTTTTAGTGCTCTATTTGGTTTTCTCACGCCAACTGATTCGCGGACTCACTGCTGGTACTGTCAAAGGTTAA
- a CDS encoding response regulator transcription factor — protein MRLLNRTNERHEDNNPHQRKILVADDDPAILRLVEVALSGQRYQLVTVSNGLEALKMYRDGEYQLLLIDVMMPYVDGFTVTERIRSRSDVPIIIITARDGTDDVVHGFELGADDYITKPFRTAELQARVEAIIRRVEGYQHRKASPIVRIGDLEIDEPRHKVLLAGEDVNLTPMEFELLYFLAANSGQVFDREVLFREVWGYEYVGQTNLVDVCVRRLREKIEEQPSKPRRILTVRGVGYKLADGGSL, from the coding sequence ATGCGGCTGCTTAACCGAACCAACGAACGCCATGAAGATAACAATCCCCATCAACGTAAAATTCTGGTTGCTGATGATGATCCAGCAATTTTGCGCTTGGTTGAGGTGGCATTAAGTGGCCAGCGCTATCAACTTGTCACGGTTTCCAATGGCCTCGAAGCACTCAAAATGTATCGCGATGGCGAATATCAACTCTTGCTGATTGACGTAATGATGCCGTATGTTGATGGCTTTACGGTGACTGAACGGATTCGTTCGCGCTCCGATGTGCCAATTATTATCATTACTGCTCGTGATGGCACTGATGATGTGGTGCATGGCTTTGAATTGGGCGCTGATGATTATATTACTAAGCCATTTCGCACTGCTGAGTTACAAGCGCGGGTTGAGGCAATTATTCGGCGGGTCGAAGGCTATCAACATCGCAAGGCCTCGCCAATTGTGCGCATCGGCGATTTAGAAATTGACGAGCCACGCCATAAAGTGCTGCTCGCGGGCGAGGACGTTAATCTTACGCCGATGGAATTTGAGTTGCTCTATTTCTTGGCGGCTAACTCAGGCCAAGTTTTTGATCGTGAAGTCTTGTTTCGCGAAGTCTGGGGCTATGAATATGTTGGCCAAACTAATTTGGTCGATGTGTGTGTCCGCCGCTTGCGCGAGAAAATTGAAGAGCAACCATCCAAGCCTCGCCGTATTCTGACTGTGCGGGGGGTTGGCTATAAATTGGCCGATGGTGGCTCGTTGTAA
- the gap gene encoding type I glyceraldehyde-3-phosphate dehydrogenase has protein sequence MARVAINGFGRIGRQSFKTILDHYRDELEIVAINDLTDNQTLAHLLKYDSTYGSFDGDVTATEDTISVTFADEEEPMVIKALAERDPSKLPWGELNVDIVIESTGIFTDATKAKMHLDAGAKKVIISAPAKNEDITVCMGVNEENYDAEKHTIVSNASCTTNCLAPVAKVLNDKFGIVRGLMTTIHSYTMDQNLQDGPHKDLRRARAAALNMVPTTTGAAKAVALVIPELKGKFDGFAVRVPTPTVSMVDFVVELAEGATVESINNAFIEASEGAMEGVLGVTNEELVSSDFIGTSYSSVVDLSLTMAMGDKMVKVVAWYDNEWGYATRIADLTAYIAEKL, from the coding sequence GTGGCACGAGTAGCAATCAACGGCTTCGGTCGCATCGGTCGCCAAAGCTTCAAAACCATCTTGGATCACTATCGCGATGAGTTGGAAATTGTTGCAATCAACGACCTGACCGATAACCAAACGTTGGCCCACCTGCTCAAGTACGATTCAACCTATGGTTCATTCGATGGCGATGTTACCGCCACTGAAGATACAATCAGCGTTACCTTCGCCGATGAAGAAGAGCCAATGGTCATCAAGGCCTTGGCCGAGCGCGATCCGTCAAAATTACCATGGGGTGAGCTAAACGTCGATATCGTAATTGAATCGACTGGGATTTTTACTGATGCAACTAAAGCCAAAATGCACTTAGATGCAGGCGCAAAGAAAGTTATCATCAGTGCTCCCGCCAAGAACGAAGACATCACCGTGTGTATGGGCGTGAACGAAGAAAACTACGACGCTGAAAAACATACGATTGTCTCGAATGCATCATGTACCACCAACTGTTTGGCTCCAGTAGCCAAAGTGTTGAACGATAAGTTCGGCATTGTGCGTGGCTTGATGACCACCATTCACTCATACACGATGGACCAAAATCTGCAAGACGGCCCCCACAAAGATTTGCGCCGCGCTCGCGCCGCTGCTTTGAACATGGTTCCAACGACCACGGGTGCTGCTAAAGCGGTGGCTTTGGTTATCCCTGAGTTGAAGGGCAAATTCGATGGTTTCGCCGTGCGTGTGCCAACCCCAACCGTTTCGATGGTTGACTTTGTAGTTGAATTGGCCGAAGGCGCAACCGTTGAATCGATCAACAATGCTTTTATTGAAGCCTCAGAAGGCGCAATGGAAGGCGTGTTGGGCGTAACCAATGAAGAATTGGTCTCATCAGACTTCATCGGTACTTCATACTCAAGCGTGGTTGACTTGAGCTTGACCATGGCAATGGGCGACAAGATGGTCAAAGTTGTTGCTTGGTACGACAACGAATGGGGCTATGCTACCCGCATCGCCGACCTCACCGCCTACATCGCAGAAAAGCTCTAA
- a CDS encoding DNA translocase FtsK: MSTRKSAPKRQSGKKPTAATARKRGAAKQSITPQIQIPQNLQREIFAVILVFLGLLTLLFSTFSGDQGVIGTQWNTAVARAFGTGKVLVPVALGILGGLMIFQERFSDSRLSGANILGTLMVLLSLLMLLEYPGYEIHREHPEFHVGAGGGVVGQTLLTILISGIGKGGALLFSVTIGLIGIMLTFNLTLRQIMAALFYYTGGLRILGRRLLGSPVRREPMFDDYPEEHFRPLELPAPQAMPKVSNKRRQAILEDTTNQEVVLTPIAERPAQASLFNRDLPEPNRPARRKEVAPPPVAPNAAGSMAPTKRLKPADDQTKPNQPKTNAEDPNFIEPDEALTHRAWPLPTLNALDEFVEGQIGDEEKREKARIIEETLASFRVEARVVEANTGPAVTQFALQPAIGVKINKITSLQNDLALALAAPSLRIEAPVPGRSVVGIEIPNSAIATVAMRDVLGSEEFDTKRGKLKIPLGKDVSGNVVIADLAKMPHLLVAGSTGSGKSICINSIIISLLMKHTPNELKFIMVDPKMVELIVYNNIPHLLTPVVTELERVVSSLKWAVREMERRYKVFAKGGFRNLESYMQAARKRPDLEPMPYIVVIIDELADLMMLAPDEVETLICRLAQMARATGIHLILATQRPSVDVVTGLIKANFPTRIAFAVTSQIDSRVILDTPGAEQLLGRGDMLYLAVDAAKSIRVQGTFVSDGEVENVVQFWRMQIPPELAKPDAANPQSKPAPSSQTSMGDVFLQADEQDELLPKAIELVRQHQRASASMLQRRLRIGYSKAAQLIELLEQRGIVGPAEGSRSREVLNPEQGAKAGGDE, translated from the coding sequence ATGTCAACGCGAAAATCTGCGCCAAAGCGCCAAAGTGGCAAAAAGCCAACCGCTGCAACCGCCCGCAAACGGGGCGCAGCCAAACAATCAATCACCCCGCAAATCCAAATTCCCCAAAATCTTCAGCGTGAGATTTTTGCGGTTATTTTGGTATTTTTGGGCTTATTGACCTTGCTATTCAGTACATTTAGCGGCGATCAAGGGGTGATTGGCACGCAATGGAATACCGCTGTGGCGCGGGCTTTTGGCACTGGTAAGGTGCTGGTTCCGGTGGCGCTGGGCATTCTGGGCGGCCTGATGATCTTTCAGGAGCGATTTAGCGATAGTCGTTTGAGCGGCGCGAATATTCTTGGCACGCTGATGGTGTTGCTTTCGCTGTTGATGCTGCTGGAATATCCGGGCTATGAAATTCATCGCGAACACCCTGAGTTTCATGTTGGTGCTGGCGGTGGGGTCGTTGGTCAAACCTTGCTGACAATTTTGATCAGCGGCATCGGCAAGGGTGGGGCATTGCTCTTTTCAGTCACGATTGGACTGATTGGGATTATGCTGACCTTTAATCTGACGCTGCGCCAAATTATGGCAGCATTGTTCTACTACACTGGCGGTTTGCGTATTTTAGGTCGCCGCTTGTTGGGTTCGCCCGTTCGGCGTGAGCCAATGTTTGATGATTATCCTGAGGAGCATTTCAGGCCGCTGGAATTGCCCGCACCGCAAGCCATGCCTAAGGTCAGCAACAAACGTCGTCAAGCGATTCTTGAAGATACAACTAACCAAGAGGTGGTGCTTACGCCAATTGCTGAGCGCCCCGCCCAAGCCAGTTTGTTTAATCGCGATCTTCCAGAGCCAAATCGACCTGCCCGCCGCAAGGAAGTTGCTCCGCCACCAGTTGCGCCAAATGCAGCTGGCAGTATGGCTCCAACCAAACGGCTCAAGCCCGCCGACGATCAAACCAAACCCAATCAGCCAAAAACCAATGCTGAAGACCCCAACTTTATCGAGCCAGATGAAGCCCTGACCCATCGTGCTTGGCCGTTGCCAACCCTCAATGCGCTCGATGAGTTTGTTGAAGGCCAAATTGGCGATGAAGAAAAGCGCGAAAAAGCACGGATTATCGAGGAAACTTTGGCCTCGTTTCGGGTTGAGGCGCGGGTGGTTGAGGCCAACACTGGTCCAGCAGTTACGCAATTTGCGCTCCAACCAGCAATCGGGGTCAAAATTAACAAAATCACCAGTCTCCAAAATGATTTAGCATTGGCGCTAGCCGCGCCATCGTTACGGATCGAAGCACCTGTGCCTGGCCGCTCGGTGGTTGGCATCGAAATTCCCAATTCGGCGATTGCCACGGTGGCTATGCGTGATGTGCTGGGCAGTGAAGAGTTTGATACCAAACGCGGCAAGCTCAAAATTCCGCTAGGCAAAGATGTTTCGGGCAATGTAGTGATTGCCGACCTCGCCAAAATGCCGCACTTGCTGGTAGCGGGCAGCACTGGCTCAGGTAAAAGTATTTGTATCAATTCGATCATTATTTCGCTGTTGATGAAACACACGCCCAATGAGCTAAAATTCATCATGGTTGACCCCAAAATGGTCGAATTGATCGTTTACAACAATATTCCGCATTTGCTCACGCCGGTGGTAACCGAGCTTGAACGGGTGGTTAGTTCGCTCAAGTGGGCGGTGCGCGAGATGGAACGGCGCTACAAGGTTTTTGCCAAGGGTGGTTTTCGCAATCTCGAAAGCTATATGCAAGCTGCCCGCAAGCGCCCCGACCTTGAGCCAATGCCCTATATTGTGGTGATCATCGACGAGTTGGCCGATTTGATGATGCTGGCTCCTGATGAAGTTGAAACCTTGATTTGTCGCTTGGCCCAAATGGCCCGTGCCACCGGAATTCACCTGATTTTGGCGACTCAACGGCCCTCGGTCGATGTCGTAACAGGCTTGATCAAGGCCAACTTCCCCACGCGGATCGCCTTCGCCGTGACTTCGCAAATCGACTCGCGGGTTATTTTGGATACGCCTGGAGCCGAGCAATTGCTTGGCCGTGGCGATATGCTCTATCTGGCGGTCGATGCTGCCAAATCGATTCGGGTGCAAGGAACCTTTGTTTCCGATGGTGAAGTTGAAAACGTTGTGCAATTCTGGCGCATGCAAATTCCACCTGAATTAGCCAAGCCTGATGCTGCTAACCCCCAATCCAAGCCTGCGCCAAGCAGCCAAACCAGCATGGGCGATGTATTTTTGCAAGCCGACGAGCAAGATGAACTGTTGCCCAAGGCGATTGAATTGGTGCGCCAACATCAACGCGCTTCGGCCTCGATGCTGCAACGGCGTTTGCGGATTGGCTATAGCAAAGCTGCCCAATTGATCGAACTGCTGGAACAGCGCGGAATTGTTGGGCCAGCTGAGGGCAGTCGTTCGCGCGAGGTGCTCAATCCTGAACAGGGAGCGAAGGCTGGCGGCGACGAATAA
- a CDS encoding phosphoglycerate kinase, which produces MNKQTIRDVAWSGKRALVRVDFNVPLDEARKVTDDTRIRAALPTINYLLEQGASVILMSHLGRPKKKVAEEFRLKPVADHLQSLLDAPVNYIQTTTGAEAEAAAQALQAGQVLLLENTRFDPREESNDPAMAEELAKLGDIYVNDAFGAAHRAHASTEGLAKFLPAVAGFLMEAELAALGKALDDPQRPFVTIIGGAKISDKIGVIENLLGKVDSLLIGGGMANTFLLAQNKAVGASLVEADSVAEAARLIDEAQGRGVKLLLPSDVVVADAFSAEANTQVLSIDDVPDGWRILDIGPETRQTYSQVVSEAKTVIWNGPMGVFELEPFAAGTRAVAQALADSSAITIIGGGDSVAAIEQMGLAEKMSHISTGGGASLELLEGKVLPGIAALNDK; this is translated from the coding sequence GTGAACAAGCAGACCATTCGTGATGTAGCGTGGAGCGGAAAACGAGCTTTGGTTCGGGTGGATTTCAATGTGCCGCTTGATGAAGCCCGTAAAGTCACTGATGACACTCGGATTCGGGCAGCGTTGCCTACGATCAACTATTTGCTCGAACAAGGTGCAAGTGTGATTTTGATGTCGCACTTGGGCCGCCCAAAGAAAAAAGTGGCTGAAGAATTCCGGCTCAAGCCAGTTGCCGATCATCTCCAATCGCTGCTGGATGCCCCAGTGAACTATATTCAGACAACGACTGGTGCTGAGGCCGAAGCTGCTGCCCAAGCCTTGCAAGCAGGCCAAGTGCTGTTGCTGGAAAATACCCGCTTTGATCCCCGCGAAGAATCAAACGATCCTGCCATGGCCGAAGAATTGGCCAAACTTGGCGATATTTATGTGAATGATGCTTTTGGAGCGGCCCACCGCGCCCATGCCTCAACCGAAGGCCTCGCCAAATTCCTGCCAGCCGTGGCTGGTTTCTTGATGGAAGCCGAATTGGCCGCGCTTGGCAAAGCCTTGGATGATCCTCAACGACCTTTCGTCACGATCATTGGTGGCGCAAAAATTAGCGACAAAATCGGCGTGATCGAAAACTTGCTGGGCAAAGTCGATTCATTGCTGATCGGCGGCGGCATGGCCAATACCTTCTTGTTGGCGCAAAATAAGGCTGTTGGCGCTTCGTTGGTCGAAGCCGATAGCGTAGCTGAAGCCGCCCGTTTGATCGACGAAGCTCAAGGCCGTGGCGTGAAGTTGTTGTTGCCCAGCGATGTAGTGGTTGCTGATGCCTTCAGTGCCGAAGCCAATACCCAAGTGCTGAGCATCGACGATGTGCCCGATGGCTGGCGAATTCTCGATATTGGGCCAGAAACCCGCCAAACCTACTCGCAAGTGGTCAGCGAAGCCAAAACCGTCATTTGGAACGGCCCAATGGGCGTGTTTGAGCTAGAGCCATTTGCCGCTGGCACTCGCGCTGTTGCTCAAGCCTTGGCTGATAGCAGCGCGATCACAATCATTGGTGGTGGCGATTCAGTTGCGGCGATTGAGCAAATGGGCTTAGCCGAAAAGATGAGCCACATCTCAACTGGTGGTGGCGCTAGCCTCGAATTGCTTGAAGGCAAAGTGCTGCCAGGTATTGCCGCGCTTAACGATAAATAA
- a CDS encoding glucose-6-phosphate isomerase encodes MSTQAIRFDYNNVMADVIGEHGLTEAEIEAALPHAAAAIEAVYAQRADLGWMDLPYQDTSEIIAQAQAVRARADTLVVLGIGGSALGPIATQTALQHPFYNNLPRELRRGPTLFVPDNVDPELNAGLLDVLDLERTVFNVITKSGTTAETMASFIYFREALAKRLGKDKLVDHLVLTTDPKKGALRQIADREGYPTLPLPASVGGRFSELCAVGLFPAAVTGIDIDELLAGAAYADKRSQERDPRKNPAAMCALIQFLLDKKGKNMVVMMPYAQRLRDVADWFRQLWAESLGKRVDRAGNVVNVGPTPIKSLGATDQHSQVQLYAEGPFDKLMHFLFVEQFQVEAPLSNAYPDINELSYLDGKSFSQLLKAEGEATQLAIAEAGRPSMAHYFPAVNAFTLGQFYYMLEMQTAFAGELYNINAFDQPGVEAGKIATYALMGREGYDARRHEIEQARGRSRSEFII; translated from the coding sequence ATGAGTACTCAAGCTATTCGCTTTGATTACAACAATGTGATGGCCGATGTGATTGGTGAACATGGATTGACTGAGGCTGAAATTGAGGCAGCATTGCCCCATGCCGCCGCCGCGATTGAGGCTGTTTATGCGCAACGCGCCGATCTCGGCTGGATGGATTTGCCCTATCAAGATACCAGTGAAATTATTGCTCAAGCCCAAGCTGTGCGTGCCCGCGCCGATACCTTGGTGGTTTTAGGCATTGGTGGCTCAGCACTTGGCCCAATCGCAACCCAAACGGCTCTCCAGCACCCATTTTATAATAATTTGCCACGTGAATTGCGCCGTGGCCCTACTCTATTTGTTCCCGATAATGTTGACCCCGAATTAAACGCTGGCTTGCTCGATGTGCTTGATCTTGAGCGCACCGTGTTCAACGTCATCACCAAATCGGGCACGACTGCCGAAACCATGGCATCTTTCATCTACTTCCGCGAAGCCTTGGCCAAACGCCTCGGCAAGGATAAATTGGTTGATCACTTGGTATTGACGACTGATCCCAAAAAGGGTGCCTTGCGCCAAATTGCTGATCGCGAAGGCTACCCAACCTTGCCCTTGCCAGCCAGCGTTGGCGGACGCTTCTCGGAACTTTGTGCAGTTGGCTTGTTCCCAGCGGCAGTTACCGGGATTGATATTGATGAATTGTTGGCAGGCGCAGCCTATGCCGACAAACGCAGCCAAGAGCGCGACCCCCGCAAAAACCCTGCCGCAATGTGTGCCTTGATTCAATTCTTGCTCGATAAAAAAGGCAAGAATATGGTTGTGATGATGCCCTATGCCCAACGTTTGCGCGATGTAGCCGATTGGTTCCGCCAATTGTGGGCTGAAAGTTTGGGCAAGCGGGTTGATCGGGCGGGCAATGTGGTCAATGTTGGGCCTACGCCAATCAAATCGTTGGGCGCAACCGACCAACACTCACAAGTGCAATTATATGCCGAAGGTCCATTCGATAAATTAATGCACTTCTTGTTTGTTGAGCAGTTCCAAGTGGAAGCACCGCTGAGCAATGCCTACCCCGACATCAACGAGCTTTCGTATCTCGATGGCAAGAGCTTTAGCCAATTGCTCAAAGCCGAGGGCGAAGCAACCCAGTTGGCAATTGCCGAAGCTGGCCGCCCCAGCATGGCCCACTATTTCCCAGCGGTCAATGCCTTTACGCTTGGGCAATTCTATTACATGCTCGAAATGCAAACCGCCTTTGCTGGCGAGTTGTACAACATCAACGCCTTTGATCAACCAGGAGTTGAGGCTGGCAAAATCGCCACCTACGCCTTGATGGGTCGTGAAGGCTACGATGCTCGCCGCCACGAAATTGAACAAGCTCGTGGTCGCAGCCGCAGCGAATTCATCATCTAA
- a CDS encoding AarF/ABC1/UbiB kinase family protein, producing the protein MSKTELVSLPNVPRRRRFFRVAWFFVRLVAHIIVWDLLLGRQFWFRWYADRTRIERYRRFSRRFRDLAIDLGGVMIKLGQFASTRVDVLPPAVVEDLIGLQDEVSPVPFRLIQATIEHELGQPLDHIFKTFEREPIAAASFGQVHFATLHDNQPIAIKIQRPQIEQFVEIDIAALRWVASWMQYYGPIRRRTDLPALIEEFSRITLRELDYLSEADHAERFQRNFTGNDHIYVPKIQRDYSTERILVMERIEGIKISEYAALDAAGIDRLDLAEKLYLAYLQQCFTDGFFHADPHPGNLFVRPIGERLANGKQPFVITFLDFGMVDSIPQSVMDGLATIAAGVVMREPQRMIDGARSIGVVMPNANDQQLRQALEIWFSYTYGRTIRELQQIDVEGFVGGLSELLYDLPFQLPQSLLFLGRTVGIIGGVAAGLAPDFDIFSVTKPFALRFIREQTSGRDLRERVINEGRELITDLSQIPRHAKQFYAKAAQGDLQVRTEIVKLERTTKRIERAFSRLTATIAASALMISASILQTMQIDNPWMWWLAGGLLVWALLPRFKDI; encoded by the coding sequence ATGAGTAAAACTGAGTTGGTGTCGTTGCCGAATGTTCCACGTCGCCGCCGTTTCTTCCGCGTCGCGTGGTTTTTTGTGCGCTTAGTCGCCCATATTATCGTCTGGGATCTGTTGCTTGGACGGCAGTTTTGGTTTCGCTGGTACGCGGATCGCACGCGGATCGAGCGCTATCGGCGGTTTTCGCGACGTTTTCGCGACTTGGCGATCGATCTTGGCGGCGTGATGATTAAGCTTGGGCAATTTGCTTCAACACGGGTTGATGTGTTGCCGCCAGCAGTGGTTGAAGATTTGATCGGCTTGCAAGATGAAGTTTCGCCTGTGCCATTTCGCTTGATTCAAGCTACGATCGAACACGAATTAGGCCAACCACTCGATCACATTTTTAAAACGTTTGAGCGTGAGCCAATCGCTGCTGCTTCGTTTGGTCAAGTACATTTTGCCACGCTTCACGATAACCAACCAATTGCTATCAAAATTCAACGTCCACAAATTGAGCAATTTGTCGAAATTGATATTGCTGCACTGCGCTGGGTTGCTAGTTGGATGCAATATTACGGCCCGATTCGCCGCCGTACCGATTTACCTGCACTGATCGAAGAATTTTCGCGGATCACCTTGCGCGAACTCGATTACCTAAGCGAAGCTGATCACGCCGAGCGCTTTCAGCGTAATTTTACTGGCAACGATCACATTTACGTGCCAAAAATTCAGCGCGATTATTCAACTGAACGCATTTTGGTGATGGAGCGAATCGAGGGCATCAAAATTTCCGAATATGCTGCGCTTGATGCCGCCGGAATTGATCGGCTGGATTTGGCCGAAAAGCTGTATTTGGCCTATTTGCAACAATGCTTTACCGATGGTTTTTTTCACGCCGACCCGCACCCAGGCAATTTATTTGTGCGCCCGATTGGCGAACGTTTGGCAAATGGCAAACAACCTTTTGTAATCACCTTCCTCGATTTTGGTATGGTCGATTCGATTCCCCAAAGCGTGATGGATGGCCTCGCCACAATTGCGGCTGGCGTGGTGATGCGTGAACCACAGCGCATGATCGACGGCGCACGCTCGATTGGCGTGGTCATGCCCAATGCCAACGATCAACAATTGCGCCAAGCCTTAGAAATTTGGTTTTCCTACACCTATGGCCGCACGATTCGCGAACTGCAACAAATTGATGTTGAGGGTTTTGTCGGCGGATTAAGCGAATTGCTGTATGATTTGCCGTTTCAGTTGCCCCAATCGTTGCTGTTTTTGGGGCGCACAGTCGGCATTATCGGTGGCGTAGCAGCTGGTTTAGCGCCCGATTTTGATATTTTCAGCGTGACCAAACCATTTGCCTTGCGTTTTATTCGTGAGCAAACCAGTGGCCGCGATCTACGTGAGCGGGTCATTAACGAAGGCCGCGAATTAATCACTGATCTCAGCCAAATTCCGCGCCATGCCAAACAATTTTATGCCAAAGCCGCCCAAGGCGATTTGCAAGTACGCACCGAAATTGTGAAATTAGAGCGTACCACCAAACGGATCGAACGGGCATTTAGTCGGCTCACCGCAACCATCGCCGCCAGCGCCCTGATGATCAGCGCGAGTATTTTGCAAACCATGCAGATTGATAACCCTTGGATGTGGTGGCTGGCTGGTGGTTTGTTGGTTTGGGCGTTGTTGCCACGCTTTAAAGATATCTGA